A region from the Gossypium hirsutum mitochondrion, complete genome genome encodes:
- the nad6 gene encoding NADH dehydrogenase subunit 6, which translates to MILSVLSSPALVSGLMVARAKNPVHSVLFPILVFRDTSGLLLLLGLDFSAMIFPVVHIGAIAVSFLFVVMMFHIQIAEIHEEVLRYLPVSGIIGLIFWWEMFFILDNETIPLLPTQRNTTSLRYTVYAVKVRSWTNLETLGNLLYTYYSVWFLVPSLILLVAMIGAIVLTMHRTTHGAVKRQDVFRRNAISFRRTIMRRTTDPITR; encoded by the coding sequence ATGATACTTTCTGTTTTGTCGAGCCCTGCTTTGGTCTCTGGTTTGATGGTTGCACGTGCTAAAAATCCGGTACATTCCGTTTTGTTTCCCATCCTAGTCTTTCGCGACACTTCAGGTTTACTTCTTTTGTTAGGTCTCGACTTCTCCGCTATGATCTTCCCAGTAGTTCATATAGGAGCTATAGCCGTTTCATTCCTATTCGTTGTTATGATGTTCCATATTCAAATAGCGGAGATTCACGAAGAAGTATTGCGCTATTTACCAGTGAGTGGTATTATTGGACTGATCTTTTGGTGGGAAATGTTCTTCATTTTAGATAATGAAACCATTCCATTACTACCAACCCAAAGAAATACGACCTCTCTGAGATATACGGTTTATGCCGTAAAGGTACGAAGTTGGACTAATTTGGAAACATTGGGCAATTTACTTTATACCTACTATTCCGTCTGGTTTTTGGTTCCTAGTCTGATTTTATTAGTAGCCATGATTGGGGCTATAGTACTGACTATGCATAGGACTACCCACGGAGCGGTGAAAAGACAGGATGTATTCCGACGAAATGCTATTTCTTTTAGGAGGACTATAATGAGGAGGACGACAGACCCAATCACGAGATAA